One region of Mangifera indica cultivar Alphonso chromosome 3, CATAS_Mindica_2.1, whole genome shotgun sequence genomic DNA includes:
- the LOC123212443 gene encoding uncharacterized protein LOC123212443: protein MGLSHRTSPRLSLNRSTGRVRVVSPSLQRKRASNSIETDQKVEFLGNGEEIDYGGSYEEKNGWTGNKVMVVVDSSLDAKGALEWALSHTIQNQDTILLLYVNNVKSSKQGKESPGKINLRAYEKLYSMKNTCQMKRPGVEVELIVLEGKEKGPIIVEEAKKQKVSLLVLGQRKKWRVWRLIKKWASKSAMGGIVDYCIQNASCMTIAVRRKSNKLGGYLITTKRHKNFWLLA, encoded by the exons ATGGGTCTTTCACATAGGACATCTCCTAGATTATCCCTCAATAGGTCTACAGGTCGTGTTCGTGTTGTTTCGCCTTCACTTCAACGCAAAAGAGCTTCGAATTCTATCGAAACTGATCAGAAAGTTGAATTCTTAGGCAACGGGGAGGAGATTGACTATGGCGGCAgctatgaagaaaaaaatggttgGACTGGAAATAAGGTTATGGTGGTGGTTGATTCAAGTCTTGATGCTAAAGGAGCTCTTGAATGGGCACTATCACATACCATTCAAAACCAGGATaccattcttcttctttatgttAATAATGTCAAATCCTCCAAACAAG GAAAAGAATCTCCTGGAAAGATTAATTTAAGAGCTTATGAAAAACTTTATTCCATGAAAAATACTTGCCAAATGAAGAGGCCTGGG GTGGAAGTTGAGTTGATAGtgcttgaaggaaaagaaaagggtCCAATAATTGTGGAAGAAGCAAAGAAACAGAAGGTGTCATTGTTGGTTCTGGGACAAAGAAAGAAATGGAGGGTGTGGAGATTGATAAAGAAATGGGCAAGCAAGAGTGCCATGGGAGGAATTGTGGATTACTGTATCCAAAATGCTTCATGCATGACGATTGCGGTGAGGAGGAAGAGCAACAAGCTTGGAGGATATTTGATTACCACTAAACGCCACAAAAATTTTTGGCTTTTGGCCTAG
- the LOC123210277 gene encoding ADP,ATP carrier protein ER-ANT1 isoform X2: MGGLAAIMAKSAAAPIERVKLLLQNQGEMIKRGQLKRPYMGVGDCFKRVLREEGFWSFWRGNQANVIRYFPTQALNFAFKGYFKNLFDRSKEKDGYLKWFAGNVASGSAAGAMTSTLLYHLDYARTRLGTDARVCPIDGQRQFKGLLDVYGKTLSTDGIVGLYRGFGVSIIGITLYRGMYFGLYDTLKPIILVGPFEGNFFVSFLLGWSITSVSGVCAYPFDTLRRRMMLTSGQPMKYRNTMHALREIIRVEGFRALFRGVTANMLLGVAGAGVLAGYDKLHRIAYTRGYIFEPHQKVLK, from the exons ATGGGAGGGTTGGCAGCAATAATGGCAAAGAGTGCAGCAGCACCAATTGAGAGAGTGAAGCTTTTGTTGCAAAACCAAGGAGAGATGATCAAGAGAGGACAACTCAAGAGACCTTATATGGGGGTTGGTGATTGCTTTAAGAGGGTCTTGAGAGAGGAAGGATTTTGGTCTTTTTGGAGAGGTAACCAGGCCAATGTCATACGATACTTCCCTACTCAG GCTCTCAACTTTGCATTCAAAGGTTACTTCAAAAACCTTTTTGACCGCTCAAAAGAGAAGGATGGTTACCTGAAGTGGTTTGCCGGAAATGTGGCTTCAGGGAGTGCTGCTGGAGCCATGACTTCGACGCTCTTATACCATTTGGATTATGCACGTACTCGATTAGGCACTGATGCAAGAGTGTGCCCTATTGATGGACAACGTCAATTTAAAGGGCTACTAGATGTATATGGTAAAACCTTATCTACTGATGGCATAGTAGGCTTGTATCGAGGATTTGGGGTTTCAATTATTGGAATTACCTTGTATCGAGGCATGTACTTTGGGCTCTATGACACACTGAAGCCTATCATTTTGGTGGGGCCTTTCGAG ggtaatttttttgttagttttctgTTGGGTTGGAGCATCACTAGTGTCTCAGGAGTCTGTGCCTATCCCTTTGACACTCTGCGAAGGAGAATGATGCTTACTTCTGGACAACCAATGAAGTATCGCAATACCATGCATGCATTACGTGAAATCATTCGAGTTGAGGGTTTCAGAGCACTGTTCCGAGGGGTTACTGCAAATATGCTTCTTGGTGTAGCAGGGGCTGGAGTGCTTGCAGGGTATGATAAGCTTCATCGAATTGCATATACACGTGGGTATATCTTCGAGCCACATCAGAAGGTATTAAAGTGA
- the LOC123210277 gene encoding ADP,ATP carrier protein ER-ANT1 isoform X1, with product MEVAKTPERFSADFVMGGLAAIMAKSAAAPIERVKLLLQNQGEMIKRGQLKRPYMGVGDCFKRVLREEGFWSFWRGNQANVIRYFPTQALNFAFKGYFKNLFDRSKEKDGYLKWFAGNVASGSAAGAMTSTLLYHLDYARTRLGTDARVCPIDGQRQFKGLLDVYGKTLSTDGIVGLYRGFGVSIIGITLYRGMYFGLYDTLKPIILVGPFEGNFFVSFLLGWSITSVSGVCAYPFDTLRRRMMLTSGQPMKYRNTMHALREIIRVEGFRALFRGVTANMLLGVAGAGVLAGYDKLHRIAYTRGYIFEPHQKVLK from the exons ATGGAAGTAGCTAAAACACCTGAGAGATTTTCTGCAGATTTTGTAATGGGAGGGTTGGCAGCAATAATGGCAAAGAGTGCAGCAGCACCAATTGAGAGAGTGAAGCTTTTGTTGCAAAACCAAGGAGAGATGATCAAGAGAGGACAACTCAAGAGACCTTATATGGGGGTTGGTGATTGCTTTAAGAGGGTCTTGAGAGAGGAAGGATTTTGGTCTTTTTGGAGAGGTAACCAGGCCAATGTCATACGATACTTCCCTACTCAG GCTCTCAACTTTGCATTCAAAGGTTACTTCAAAAACCTTTTTGACCGCTCAAAAGAGAAGGATGGTTACCTGAAGTGGTTTGCCGGAAATGTGGCTTCAGGGAGTGCTGCTGGAGCCATGACTTCGACGCTCTTATACCATTTGGATTATGCACGTACTCGATTAGGCACTGATGCAAGAGTGTGCCCTATTGATGGACAACGTCAATTTAAAGGGCTACTAGATGTATATGGTAAAACCTTATCTACTGATGGCATAGTAGGCTTGTATCGAGGATTTGGGGTTTCAATTATTGGAATTACCTTGTATCGAGGCATGTACTTTGGGCTCTATGACACACTGAAGCCTATCATTTTGGTGGGGCCTTTCGAG ggtaatttttttgttagttttctgTTGGGTTGGAGCATCACTAGTGTCTCAGGAGTCTGTGCCTATCCCTTTGACACTCTGCGAAGGAGAATGATGCTTACTTCTGGACAACCAATGAAGTATCGCAATACCATGCATGCATTACGTGAAATCATTCGAGTTGAGGGTTTCAGAGCACTGTTCCGAGGGGTTACTGCAAATATGCTTCTTGGTGTAGCAGGGGCTGGAGTGCTTGCAGGGTATGATAAGCTTCATCGAATTGCATATACACGTGGGTATATCTTCGAGCCACATCAGAAGGTATTAAAGTGA